In Synechocystis sp. PCC 6714, the following are encoded in one genomic region:
- the ntrB gene encoding nitrate ABC transporter permease has protein sequence MANIAVNRRSSRTNVFRFLAYSKKLTRPLIALIIFLVIWQIICSGPNPNLPSPITVFQETWDPLIINPFFDNGGTDKGLGLQIFASLTRVAVGFTLAAVVGIALGILVGTSKVMYDALDPIFQVLRTIPPLAWLPIALAALRESEPSAIFVIFITAIWPIIINTTVGVQQVPQDYRNVSRVLQLSKLEYFFNILFPASVPYIFTGLRIGIGLSWLAIVAAEMLVGGVGIGFFIWDAYNSSNTSEIILALFYVGIVGLLLDRFVSFIASLMVPEEQK, from the coding sequence ATGGCTAACATCGCAGTTAATCGACGCAGTTCCCGGACCAATGTATTTCGCTTTTTAGCCTATTCTAAAAAACTTACCCGTCCATTAATTGCCCTGATTATTTTTTTGGTGATTTGGCAAATTATCTGCTCTGGCCCCAACCCCAATTTACCTAGTCCGATCACCGTTTTCCAAGAAACCTGGGACCCTCTGATTATTAATCCCTTTTTTGATAATGGGGGCACCGATAAAGGTTTGGGCTTACAAATTTTTGCCAGTTTAACTAGGGTGGCAGTGGGCTTTACTTTAGCCGCAGTGGTAGGTATTGCTTTAGGTATTTTAGTGGGCACTAGCAAGGTAATGTACGACGCCCTAGACCCAATTTTTCAAGTGCTGAGAACTATTCCTCCCCTAGCTTGGTTGCCCATTGCTCTGGCGGCGTTACGGGAAAGTGAACCTTCGGCAATTTTCGTAATTTTTATCACTGCTATTTGGCCAATTATTATCAATACAACGGTGGGGGTGCAGCAAGTTCCCCAGGATTACCGTAACGTTTCCCGGGTTTTACAGTTATCAAAATTAGAGTATTTTTTCAACATTCTTTTTCCTGCTTCTGTGCCCTATATTTTCACCGGGTTACGCATTGGCATCGGCTTGTCTTGGTTAGCCATTGTGGCGGCGGAAATGCTTGTGGGGGGCGTGGGCATTGGCTTCTTTATCTGGGATGCCTATAACAGTTCCAACACCAGTGAAATTATTTTGGCCCTGTTCTATGTTGGTATTGTTGGTTTGCTGCTAGATCGTTTTGTCAGTTTTATTGCCAGCTTAATGGTGCCGGAAGAACAAAAATAG
- a CDS encoding nitrate ABC transporter ATP-binding protein (This model describes the ATP binding subunits of ATP-binding cassette (ABC) transporters for nitrate transport, or for bicarbonate transport, in bacteria and archaea.) translates to MSAFIEIDHVDRIFPLPNGDRYIALKNIELKIKSGEFISLIGHSGCGKSTLLNMVSGLDKPTFGGVIMEGREIVGPGPERMVVFQNYSLLPWLTVRQNIALAVNRVLRNLSKPEREKIIDDNIALVGLQRAMHKRPGELSGGMKQRVAIARALSIRPKVLLLDEPFGALDALTRGNLQERLMEIVQESGVTCIMVTHDVDEALLLSDRVVMLTTGPEAHIGQILEVPIPRPRHRLEVVNHPSYYALRGEMVYFLNQQKRVKKVGLAAPSTAVITGNGLEKINLDLGFIPLTDCAPLVVAKEKGFFQKHGLEQVNLVREPSWQAIADGIRERRLDGAQMVAGMPLALTLGMGGKTPLPMITAMVMSRNGNVITLDKKFAAAGVKTLEDLRLKLSETPDQVATLGMVHPASMQNLLLRYWLASGGIDPDQDINLMRLPPPQMVANLEAGNIDGFCVGEPWNSYAVKQDLGYVITTDLDIWNGHPEKVLGVREEWVNKYPATHLALVKALLEACEYCDDRRHRQEILDYLALPQYVGTSTEYISPGFLTEYDQGNGKEAEILLDFNQFYVKQSNYPSRSEGLWILTQLARWGYIDFPKNWVEIIERVRRPDLFGEACRHLGWPDLEGDHHNVSLFDGMVFTPNDPLGYIKRFTIHRDIQVTEILIDQIDQVN, encoded by the coding sequence ATGTCTGCCTTCATTGAAATTGACCACGTTGACCGGATTTTTCCCCTGCCCAATGGCGATCGTTATATTGCTTTAAAAAATATTGAGCTAAAAATTAAATCGGGGGAATTCATTTCCCTCATTGGCCATTCCGGTTGCGGTAAATCAACTCTGTTAAATATGGTATCGGGTTTAGATAAACCGACCTTTGGCGGGGTAATTATGGAAGGCCGGGAAATTGTGGGCCCCGGCCCAGAAAGAATGGTGGTTTTTCAAAATTATTCTTTGTTGCCTTGGTTAACGGTGCGGCAAAATATCGCCTTAGCGGTGAATCGGGTTTTGCGGAATCTATCCAAACCGGAGCGGGAAAAAATTATTGATGACAATATTGCCTTGGTGGGATTGCAACGGGCCATGCATAAGCGGCCAGGGGAACTATCCGGAGGCATGAAACAACGGGTGGCGATCGCCAGGGCATTATCGATCCGTCCTAAGGTTTTATTATTAGATGAACCGTTTGGGGCTTTGGATGCTCTAACCCGGGGTAATCTCCAGGAACGGTTAATGGAAATTGTCCAGGAAAGTGGCGTAACTTGCATTATGGTTACCCATGATGTGGACGAAGCGTTATTACTTTCTGACCGAGTAGTGATGTTAACCACAGGGCCCGAAGCCCACATTGGGCAAATTTTGGAAGTGCCCATCCCCCGACCCCGCCACCGTTTAGAAGTGGTGAACCATCCCAGTTATTACGCCTTGCGGGGGGAAATGGTTTATTTTCTAAACCAACAGAAAAGGGTTAAAAAAGTTGGTCTGGCCGCCCCATCAACGGCGGTTATTACTGGCAATGGACTGGAAAAGATCAACCTCGACTTGGGTTTTATTCCCCTCACCGATTGTGCCCCGTTAGTGGTAGCCAAAGAAAAAGGTTTCTTCCAAAAACATGGTTTAGAGCAGGTTAATCTAGTACGGGAACCCAGTTGGCAGGCGATCGCCGATGGCATTCGGGAAAGACGGTTAGATGGAGCACAAATGGTGGCAGGCATGCCCCTAGCTTTAACCTTGGGCATGGGGGGAAAAACTCCTTTACCTATGATTACTGCCATGGTGATGAGTCGCAACGGCAACGTTATTACCCTCGATAAAAAGTTTGCTGCAGCTGGTGTTAAAACCCTCGAAGATTTACGGCTAAAACTATCAGAAACCCCCGATCAAGTTGCTACCTTAGGCATGGTTCACCCCGCATCCATGCAAAATTTATTACTGCGTTATTGGCTGGCTTCTGGCGGTATTGATCCCGATCAAGACATTAATCTAATGCGCCTACCACCTCCCCAAATGGTAGCTAATTTAGAGGCTGGTAATATCGACGGTTTTTGTGTGGGAGAACCATGGAATTCCTATGCCGTCAAACAGGATTTAGGCTATGTTATTACCACGGATTTAGACATTTGGAATGGTCATCCGGAAAAGGTTTTGGGAGTACGGGAAGAATGGGTTAATAAATATCCAGCTACCCATTTAGCCCTTGTCAAAGCTCTGTTGGAAGCCTGTGAATATTGTGACGATCGCCGTCATCGCCAAGAAATTTTAGATTATCTGGCCTTGCCCCAATATGTCGGCACCTCCACAGAATATATCAGTCCAGGATTTTTGACTGAATATGATCAAGGGAATGGTAAAGAAGCGGAAATATTGCTGGATTTCAATCAATTTTATGTCAAGCAATCTAACTATCCCTCCCGCAGTGAAGGGTTATGGATCCTGACTCAGTTAGCCCGTTGGGGTTACATTGATTTTCCTAAAAACTGGGTGGAGATTATTGAGAGGGTTCGCCGTCCTGACCTGTTTGGGGAAGCTTGTCGCCATTTAGGTTGGCCCGATTTAGAAGGCGATCACCATAATGTTTCCCTGTTTGATGGCATGGTCTTCACCCCCAATGATCCCCTCGGCTACATTAAACGTTTCACCATTCATCGGGATATTCAAGTAACAGAAATTCTCATTGACCAAATTGATCAAGTTAATTAG
- a CDS encoding septal ring lytic transglycosylase RlpA family protein — protein MQAQSATFYGNQFVGRKMANGQVYNHGRMVAAHPSLPLGTRVRVTNRRTGKSVVVTVSDRCNCSIDLSRSAFQQIANPRKGRVPVSITRL, from the coding sequence GTGCAGGCCCAATCGGCCACCTTCTACGGAAACCAATTTGTGGGGCGGAAGATGGCCAACGGCCAGGTCTATAACCATGGTCGCATGGTGGCGGCCCATCCCAGCCTTCCCCTCGGTACCCGAGTCAGGGTAACCAATCGACGCACTGGTAAATCAGTGGTGGTGACGGTGAGTGACCGTTGTAACTGCTCCATCGATCTCAGTCGCTCTGCTTTCCAACAAATTGCTAACCCCCGCAAAGGCCGGGTGCCCGTCAGCATTACCCGTCTTTAG
- a CDS encoding anthranilate phosphoribosyltransferase family protein, protein MSKEFRDLLRKVGSGPHTSKNLTREESARAMELMLTKEATPAQIGAFLIAHRIKRPTGTELAGMLDAFDQWGPKVPTLNSGKSVLMLSQPYDGRDRTCPLSPLTALLLAAAGCPVLQHGGDRMPTKEGIPLMEIWQGLGVNWRSPSLGEIQAILEKTNLAFVYLAKHFPQAEALVSYRREIGKRPPIATLELIWSPYAGKHHVVAGFVHPPTENMITEALTLRGVSAFTTVKGLEGSCDLPQERTAIIGLYDLTQGDNALTRLRLHAADFGLGGKNPVWTNLTDYSTLAKATLAGEQTPLRPALIWNSAFYLWQHTDLENLETAIAKAEQLIDDGLVQQQWHRLQSYAK, encoded by the coding sequence ATGAGCAAGGAATTTCGTGATCTGTTGAGAAAAGTGGGCAGTGGTCCCCATACCAGCAAAAATTTGACCAGGGAAGAATCGGCTCGGGCTATGGAGTTGATGTTAACCAAGGAAGCAACCCCGGCCCAGATTGGTGCGTTTTTAATTGCCCACCGCATTAAAAGACCTACGGGCACTGAGTTGGCAGGAATGTTGGATGCGTTTGACCAATGGGGTCCAAAGGTACCGACTTTGAATTCGGGAAAATCGGTGTTGATGCTCAGCCAGCCCTACGATGGGCGGGATCGCACCTGTCCCCTTAGTCCCCTGACGGCGTTACTGTTGGCGGCGGCGGGCTGTCCGGTTTTGCAACATGGCGGGGATAGAATGCCCACCAAAGAAGGTATTCCCCTAATGGAAATCTGGCAGGGTTTGGGAGTTAATTGGCGATCGCCATCTTTAGGGGAAATTCAAGCAATTTTAGAAAAAACCAATCTTGCCTTTGTCTATTTAGCGAAACATTTTCCCCAGGCAGAGGCATTGGTCAGCTACCGGCGGGAAATCGGGAAACGTCCTCCCATTGCTACCTTGGAGTTAATTTGGAGTCCCTATGCCGGTAAACACCATGTGGTGGCAGGGTTTGTTCATCCCCCCACGGAAAACATGATTACCGAGGCCCTGACCCTACGGGGAGTTAGTGCATTTACCACAGTGAAAGGTTTGGAGGGAAGCTGTGATTTACCCCAGGAACGCACGGCCATTATTGGTTTATACGATTTAACCCAAGGGGACAATGCTTTAACTCGCCTACGGCTCCACGCTGCCGATTTTGGTTTGGGGGGCAAAAATCCGGTTTGGACCAATTTGACTGATTATTCAACTTTGGCTAAAGCAACCCTGGCCGGAGAACAAACCCCCCTACGCCCAGCCCTGATTTGGAACAGTGCTTTTTATCTCTGGCAACATACTGATTTGGAAAACCTGGAAACGGCGATCGCTAAAGCAGAACAGTTGATTGATGACGGACTGGTGCAACAGCAATGGCACCGACTGCAATCATATGCAAAATAA
- a CDS encoding DUF1830 domain-containing protein, whose translation MSTINNFNHPLSPPNNSTHASDNRLCYYRNSGNNLQQIIINGTWKKEKLIFPGERLLFWASPQDELTVKVFQSDQISTNHINCIHLLVN comes from the coding sequence ATGTCAACCATTAACAACTTTAATCATCCCCTCTCGCCCCCTAACAACTCGACCCATGCCAGTGATAATCGGCTTTGCTACTATCGCAATAGTGGTAATAACCTACAGCAAATCATCATCAATGGCACTTGGAAAAAGGAAAAACTAATTTTCCCCGGAGAACGATTATTGTTTTGGGCTAGCCCCCAGGATGAATTAACTGTTAAAGTTTTTCAATCCGATCAAATATCGACCAATCATATTAACTGTATTCATCTTTTGGTTAATTAG
- a CDS encoding molybdopterin oxidoreductase family protein, translating into MDSSAILPTIRTLCPYCGVGCGLEAVASPQKSAVNSGGGHKIRGDRQHPSSQGMVCVKGATVLEAMDKQRLMHPMFRPSLDQPFRPISWEIALQIVVDKIQQVSQTLGVNSLCMYASGQMQTEDYYVAQKLFKGCLGTNNFDTNSRLCMSSAVSAYGLSFGSDGPPCCYEDLELTDCAFLIGTNTADCHPIVFNRLRKHHKQNPHVKLIVVDPRRTATAEVADLHLAINPGSDIELLHGIAYLLKKRNLIDQEFINNHTQDFEQYCQVISQYTPEKVTQTCGITLEQLETVVNYWGNARAVLSLWSMGINQSSQGTAKGRCLINLHLLTGQIGKPGSGPFSLTGQPNAMGGREAGGLSHLLPGYRSIKNAQHRQEVEQFWQIPPGRIDAQPGLSAWEMFMGLERQEVGLFWIVATNPAVSMPDLERVKNALRRSPFTIHQDAYFPTETAEYAHLLLPAAQWSEKTGTMTNSERVVTLSTAFRSPPGEARADWQIFAEVGRRLGFAEQFKFTNSAAVHWEYVQLTAGRLCDQSGISYRALERFGPLQWPRPSAEHEKEILSPKRLYTDHKFCTETGRANFCLDHGQGLAEPVDPNYPFVLTNGRLYGHWHTQTRTGHIAKIKKMHPKPILEMHPRDAEKLGIKSQDLVLIKSRRGSAQLEVLVTKAIAPGTVFMPMHWGFLWQENAEVNSLTHPIACPISKQPELKACAVNVTPI; encoded by the coding sequence ATGGATTCCTCAGCTATTCTTCCCACCATCAGAACCCTTTGTCCCTACTGTGGGGTTGGTTGTGGTTTGGAGGCTGTTGCTAGTCCCCAAAAGTCGGCAGTTAACTCCGGCGGTGGCCATAAAATTAGAGGCGATCGCCAGCATCCTTCTAGCCAGGGCATGGTCTGTGTAAAGGGGGCTACCGTGTTGGAAGCAATGGATAAACAGCGGCTAATGCATCCAATGTTTCGGCCAAGTTTGGACCAGCCATTTCGACCGATCAGCTGGGAAATAGCCTTGCAGATTGTAGTTGATAAAATCCAACAAGTTAGTCAAACCTTAGGCGTAAACAGCTTATGTATGTACGCCTCCGGACAAATGCAAACCGAGGATTATTATGTTGCCCAAAAGCTATTTAAAGGCTGTTTAGGAACCAATAATTTTGACACTAACTCCCGCCTTTGTATGTCTTCGGCCGTATCCGCCTATGGCCTAAGCTTCGGTTCTGACGGTCCTCCTTGCTGTTATGAAGATTTAGAGTTGACCGATTGTGCTTTTCTGATTGGCACTAATACTGCCGATTGTCATCCGATTGTTTTTAATCGTTTACGTAAACATCATAAGCAAAATCCCCACGTTAAATTAATTGTGGTGGATCCCCGCCGTACCGCCACCGCTGAAGTGGCAGATTTACATTTAGCCATCAATCCGGGCAGTGATATTGAGCTACTCCATGGCATCGCCTATTTACTAAAAAAAAGGAATTTAATTGATCAAGAATTTATTAACAATCACACCCAAGATTTTGAGCAATATTGTCAAGTTATTAGCCAATACACCCCAGAAAAAGTAACCCAAACCTGTGGCATTACCCTGGAGCAATTGGAAACTGTGGTGAACTACTGGGGCAATGCTAGGGCCGTGCTCTCCCTCTGGTCCATGGGAATAAATCAGTCTTCCCAGGGTACGGCTAAGGGTCGTTGTCTAATTAACCTACATTTACTCACTGGTCAGATTGGCAAACCCGGCAGTGGACCTTTTTCTTTAACAGGACAACCCAACGCTATGGGGGGTAGGGAAGCCGGGGGCTTATCCCACTTATTGCCGGGCTATCGCTCGATTAAAAATGCTCAACACCGCCAGGAAGTGGAACAATTTTGGCAAATTCCCCCCGGTCGTATTGATGCTCAACCGGGTTTATCCGCCTGGGAAATGTTCATGGGTTTAGAACGCCAAGAGGTTGGTTTGTTCTGGATTGTGGCCACTAATCCAGCGGTCAGCATGCCGGACTTAGAAAGGGTTAAAAATGCCCTCCGGCGATCGCCATTTACGATTCATCAAGATGCTTACTTTCCAACGGAAACAGCGGAATATGCTCATTTATTACTACCAGCGGCCCAATGGAGTGAAAAAACCGGCACTATGACTAATTCCGAGCGTGTAGTTACCCTATCCACCGCTTTTCGTTCTCCCCCGGGAGAAGCCAGGGCAGATTGGCAAATTTTCGCAGAGGTGGGCCGCAGATTAGGCTTTGCAGAGCAGTTTAAGTTTACCAATTCAGCGGCGGTGCATTGGGAATATGTGCAATTAACCGCTGGTAGATTGTGTGATCAATCGGGCATTAGTTACAGAGCTTTGGAAAGATTTGGTCCCCTACAATGGCCCCGTCCTAGTGCTGAGCATGAAAAAGAAATTTTAAGCCCCAAAAGACTATACACTGACCATAAATTTTGCACAGAAACTGGTCGAGCAAACTTTTGTTTAGACCATGGCCAAGGTTTAGCGGAACCAGTGGATCCCAATTATCCTTTTGTCCTTACCAACGGTCGCCTTTATGGTCACTGGCATACCCAAACCCGCACTGGCCATATTGCCAAAATCAAAAAAATGCACCCTAAACCGATCCTGGAAATGCATCCTAGGGACGCAGAAAAGTTGGGTATTAAAAGCCAAGATCTAGTCTTAATTAAATCTCGACGGGGTTCTGCCCAACTAGAAGTTTTGGTGACTAAGGCCATTGCTCCCGGTACAGTTTTTATGCCTATGCATTGGGGGTTTTTGTGGCAGGAAAATGCAGAAGTCAATAGTTTGACCCATCCCATTGCTTGCCCGATTTCTAAACAGCCTGAACTAAAAGCCTGCGCTGTTAATGTCACACCAATTTAA
- the ftsZ gene encoding cell division protein FtsZ: protein MTLNNDLPLNSIGFTGSDLNDGTEGLDDLFSSSIVDNDPLEAVVEAPTFASPSPNLKRDQIVPSNIAKIKVIGVGGGGCNAVNRMIASGVTGIDFWAINTDSQALTNTTAPDRIQIGQKLTRGLGAGGNPAIGQKAAEESRDEIARSLEGTDLVFITAGMGGGTGTGAAPIVAEVAKEMGCLTVGIVTRPFTFEGRRRAKQAEEGISALQSRVDTLIVIPNNQLLSVIPAETPLQEAFRVADDILRQGVQGISDIIIIPGLVNVDFADVRAVMADAGSALMGIGVGSGKSRAKEAATAAISSPLLESSIQGAKGVVFNVTGGTDLTLHEVNVAAEIIYEVVDPDANIIFGAVIDDRLQGEMRITVIATGFNGEKEKPQAKATNRTVLSGPPAGVEMVESAAASEDPLGEIPMAPELDIPDFLQKRRFPRR, encoded by the coding sequence ATGACGCTCAATAATGATTTACCCCTAAACAGCATAGGTTTTACCGGTAGTGATCTCAATGACGGAACGGAGGGGTTAGATGATTTATTTTCGTCCTCCATCGTTGATAATGACCCGTTGGAGGCTGTGGTGGAGGCGCCCACTTTTGCCAGCCCTAGTCCAAACCTAAAAAGGGATCAGATTGTGCCTAGTAACATTGCCAAAATCAAAGTCATCGGTGTTGGGGGAGGCGGTTGCAACGCTGTCAACCGTATGATTGCCAGTGGGGTGACGGGCATTGATTTTTGGGCCATTAATACAGATTCCCAGGCGTTAACCAATACAACAGCCCCAGATAGAATCCAAATTGGTCAAAAACTCACCAGGGGTTTAGGGGCCGGCGGTAATCCGGCGATCGGTCAAAAAGCGGCGGAGGAATCCCGGGATGAAATTGCCCGCTCCTTAGAGGGGACAGATTTAGTTTTCATCACCGCTGGTATGGGGGGAGGCACTGGCACTGGGGCGGCTCCCATTGTGGCAGAAGTGGCCAAGGAAATGGGCTGTTTGACAGTGGGCATTGTCACCCGTCCCTTCACTTTTGAAGGTCGACGTCGGGCTAAACAAGCGGAGGAAGGCATTAGTGCTCTGCAATCCCGGGTGGATACCCTAATTGTTATCCCCAATAACCAACTGCTATCGGTTATTCCGGCGGAAACTCCGCTCCAAGAAGCTTTTCGGGTTGCCGACGATATTCTCCGTCAAGGGGTACAGGGCATTTCCGACATTATTATTATCCCCGGTTTGGTAAACGTGGACTTTGCCGATGTGCGGGCGGTGATGGCCGATGCCGGATCAGCTTTGATGGGGATTGGTGTGGGTTCCGGGAAATCCCGGGCCAAGGAAGCAGCCACTGCGGCCATTTCTTCTCCGCTGTTGGAATCATCTATCCAAGGAGCTAAGGGAGTTGTCTTCAACGTTACCGGGGGCACCGATTTAACCCTGCATGAAGTCAACGTAGCCGCTGAAATTATCTATGAAGTGGTGGACCCTGACGCCAATATCATCTTTGGGGCAGTGATTGACGATCGCCTACAAGGGGAAATGAGAATTACGGTTATTGCCACGGGCTTCAACGGTGAAAAAGAGAAACCCCAAGCAAAGGCCACCAATAGGACGGTGCTCAGTGGTCCCCCGGCCGGAGTGGAAATGGTGGAATCAGCCGCCGCTTCCGAAGATCCCCTGGGAGAGATTCCCATGGCTCCGGAATTGGACATCCCCGATTTTTTGCAAAAGAGACGTTTTCCTCGGCGCTAG
- a CDS encoding CmpA/NrtA family ABC transporter substrate-binding protein, producing MSNFSRTTRRKFMLTAGAAAIGGVVLHGCTSPTTTPNTENASPGTQPAPVSAEDAPEVTKAKLGFIALTDASPLIIAKEKGLFAKYGMTEVEVLKQASWPVTRDNLELGSGGGGIDGAHILTPMPYMMTLGTITQKPVPMYILARLNTQGQGISVDNALKDLKVSTDSQPLKAKLTKESKVAMTFPGGTHDLWIRYWLAAGGIDPGKDVSVIPVPPPQMVANMKVGNMSAFCVGEPWNAQLVAQGAGYSALITGELWKDHPEKAFTLRKDWADQNPKAAKALLKAVLEAQQWCDDPANTEEMAEIIGGRQYLNVPSEDILGRLQGKVDFGDGRTLDDRDLAMKFWRDNASYPYQSHDLWFLTEDIRWGYLPASTDTKKVIAEVNREDLWKEAATAIGVPADQIPTSTSRGVETFFDGVKFDPENPQAYLDSLKIKAIKA from the coding sequence ATGAGTAATTTTTCCCGAACTACCCGACGCAAGTTCATGTTAACCGCAGGGGCTGCCGCCATTGGAGGAGTGGTTCTCCATGGTTGTACCTCCCCCACCACCACACCTAATACTGAGAATGCTTCCCCAGGGACACAACCGGCTCCCGTCAGCGCGGAAGATGCTCCAGAAGTGACTAAAGCTAAGCTTGGTTTTATCGCCCTCACCGATGCCTCCCCTCTAATCATTGCTAAGGAAAAAGGACTATTTGCTAAGTATGGGATGACAGAGGTAGAAGTACTGAAGCAAGCATCCTGGCCTGTAACCAGAGATAATCTCGAACTTGGTTCCGGTGGTGGGGGCATTGACGGAGCCCATATTCTCACCCCCATGCCCTACATGATGACCCTGGGAACTATCACCCAAAAACCGGTACCCATGTATATTTTGGCCCGTCTCAACACCCAAGGCCAGGGCATTTCCGTTGATAATGCGTTGAAGGATTTAAAAGTCAGCACCGATAGTCAACCCCTTAAAGCTAAGTTAACCAAGGAAAGTAAGGTGGCGATGACATTTCCTGGGGGAACCCATGATCTCTGGATTCGTTATTGGTTAGCTGCCGGTGGCATTGACCCCGGTAAGGATGTCTCTGTTATCCCCGTGCCTCCCCCCCAGATGGTAGCCAATATGAAAGTGGGTAACATGAGTGCTTTTTGCGTAGGGGAACCCTGGAATGCCCAGCTAGTGGCCCAAGGAGCAGGTTATTCAGCGTTAATTACCGGTGAGTTGTGGAAAGATCATCCGGAGAAGGCTTTTACCCTGCGAAAAGACTGGGCAGATCAAAATCCTAAGGCGGCCAAGGCGTTATTGAAGGCAGTTTTAGAAGCCCAACAATGGTGTGACGATCCTGCCAATACAGAGGAAATGGCGGAGATTATCGGTGGTCGCCAATACCTTAATGTTCCTTCTGAGGATATTTTAGGTCGGCTCCAGGGCAAAGTCGATTTCGGCGATGGCCGTACCCTTGATGACCGCGATTTGGCGATGAAATTCTGGCGGGATAACGCTTCCTATCCCTATCAAAGCCATGACCTTTGGTTCTTAACGGAGGATATTCGTTGGGGTTATTTACCCGCCTCCACCGATACCAAAAAAGTTATCGCTGAAGTTAACCGAGAAGATCTTTGGAAAGAGGCCGCCACGGCGATCGGAGTTCCCGCTGACCAAATTCCCACCAGTACGTCCCGGGGTGTGGAAACATTTTTTGATGGCGTTAAATTCGATCCTGAAAATCCCCAGGCTTACTTGGACAGCTTGAAAATCAAAGCCATTAAGGCCTAA
- a CDS encoding histidine phosphatase family protein produces the protein MALKLYFLRHGQTAYSATGGYCGTPENDPGLTPDGVLMAKEFAEAYAHYHWQAVYVSPLQRARQTAQPLCERLGIKMEIRPGLREVAYGEWEGLHPTEVYQRDHDLYMQWLTDPAWNSPPGGERGIDIARRGTRVLEEIEDRFEDGNVLLVSHKATIRILLCCLMGIDVGRYRDRFAMPVTGLSVVELSSRGPLFHSIAERSHLSPYLRSLPST, from the coding sequence ATGGCCCTAAAACTTTATTTCCTGCGCCACGGACAAACCGCCTACAGTGCCACTGGCGGATATTGCGGCACCCCAGAGAATGATCCTGGGCTAACCCCAGACGGAGTTTTAATGGCTAAGGAATTCGCCGAAGCCTATGCCCATTACCATTGGCAAGCAGTGTATGTTAGCCCCTTGCAAAGGGCCCGCCAAACGGCCCAACCCCTGTGTGAGCGTCTGGGCATAAAAATGGAAATCCGCCCCGGCCTGCGGGAAGTTGCCTATGGGGAATGGGAGGGACTCCATCCCACAGAAGTCTATCAACGGGACCATGACCTTTATATGCAATGGCTGACCGATCCCGCCTGGAACTCTCCCCCCGGTGGTGAAAGGGGCATCGACATCGCCCGCCGGGGCACCAGGGTGTTGGAGGAAATAGAGGACCGTTTTGAGGACGGCAACGTCTTACTGGTTTCCCACAAGGCTACCATCCGAATTTTGCTCTGCTGTCTGATGGGCATTGACGTGGGCCGTTATCGGGACCGTTTTGCCATGCCCGTAACTGGACTAAGTGTGGTGGAGTTATCCTCCCGGGGCCCCCTATTTCATTCCATCGCTGAACGTTCTCACCTCAGCCCCTATTTACGCAGTTTGCCCAGCACCTAA